Below is a genomic region from Henckelia pumila isolate YLH828 chromosome 3, ASM3356847v2, whole genome shotgun sequence.
GGTCCTCATCAGGGAGCCAAAAGTCTGCCAAGATTGCGGATGGGCCACGAAGACGAGCTGTTATTCCGAATCCAGAGTTGGATGAAATCATAGGACAGAATGATGAAAGAGTTTTGTTTAGTGATATAAACGTTGAATTTGACGTACATTTTTGAGTATTTGATTTATTCTGTCGAACAAGTATTGACTACACAAATATTGCTGTACTTCTTcaggaaaaatatatatatcttgctGTGATTGTTTCGTTATTCTTTCAATGTTAACATGAAACAGTTCACAAGTTCCCACACGCTCTCCAAATTTTAATTCATCATGTGATCTATTTGAACAAAGTTTATCTATTTTTCTTTGTAGTTTCTTCTTAATCATAGTCCTTTCTTACCGTTGCACTTTGCTTCCCGCCATGTCTTCTTCGAATTCATTAAAAGTTACAGGGGTGATAGTGAAAAACCAACAGATTATATCACCCCCGGTGGATTTTTATGCAGCCATTCTGCAAACAAGCCTCAAAATCAATGACCTTGTAACAATCAAACTAATCCACAATCGGATGATAAAGTCGGGGATTTATGTAGGTGTGCTTTTGATGAACAAGCTTGTCAATTCTTATGCGAAAACCGGGTTTATTGACGATGCTCACAGGGTGTTTGATGAAATGCCTGAGAAGGACACATCATCATACAACACGCTAATGTCTGCCTATGCAAAACAGGGTATGACAAGGGAAGCGGTTAGTatcttcaacaaaattcctGAACCTGATTCAGTTTCTTGGACCTCAATAATTGTGGGATATAATCAATTGGGCCGCTTTGATCTTGTTTTTAAGATGTTTCTGGAGATGGTAAAACGTAAAGTTGTGCCTTCTCAGTACACCATTACAAACGTGCTTGCTTCTTGTGCTTCGATCAAAGCATGGGATATAGGCAGGAAGGTTCACTCTTTTGTTGTTAGACATGGCCTCTTTGGCTGTATATCTGTAGCTAATTCTTTAGTGAATATGTATGCAAAATCAGGTGATCTTGGGAATGCGTGGGCCGTGCTTGATACGATTAAGTTAAAGGATACTTCTACGTTGAATGCGAAGATATCACTGTACATGCAAATGGGTCAGGTAGAACATGCGATGGCTCAGTTCGTGGAGATGAAAGATCGCGATATTGTTTCATGGAATTCGATGATTGCAGGATGTAACCAGCATGGTCAAGATGACAAATCACTGAGTTACTTTTCAGAAATGCTCATGGTGTCTCAACTAAAACCTGATCGTTACACTCTAACTAGTGTGTTGTCTGCTTGTGCAAATCTCGAGGAATTAGAAATTGGAAAGCAAACTCATGCCTATATTATTAGAAACGCATTTGATACATCTGGGGCAGTAGGGAACGCATTGATCTCCATGTACTCGAAATCTGGTCGTGTTGAAACAGCTCATAAAGTTTTACTGAAGTTTGGGACGTCCACCGTAAATATTATTGCCTTTACGGCTTTATTAGATGGATACATCAAGCTTGGAGATGTAAATCCAGCCAGGAAGATATTCAACTCATTGGTGGACTGCGATGTGGTTGGATGGACGGCTATGATAGTTGGCTATGCACAGAATGGCCATAACAATGATGCAATGGAGCTTTTCAGATCCAT
It encodes:
- the LOC140887457 gene encoding pentatricopeptide repeat-containing protein At2g22070 is translated as MSSSNSLKVTGVIVKNQQIISPPVDFYAAILQTSLKINDLVTIKLIHNRMIKSGIYVGVLLMNKLVNSYAKTGFIDDAHRVFDEMPEKDTSSYNTLMSAYAKQGMTREAVSIFNKIPEPDSVSWTSIIVGYNQLGRFDLVFKMFLEMVKRKVVPSQYTITNVLASCASIKAWDIGRKVHSFVVRHGLFGCISVANSLVNMYAKSGDLGNAWAVLDTIKLKDTSTLNAKISLYMQMGQVEHAMAQFVEMKDRDIVSWNSMIAGCNQHGQDDKSLSYFSEMLMVSQLKPDRYTLTSVLSACANLEELEIGKQTHAYIIRNAFDTSGAVGNALISMYSKSGRVETAHKVLLKFGTSTVNIIAFTALLDGYIKLGDVNPARKIFNSLVDCDVVGWTAMIVGYAQNGHNNDAMELFRSMVKKGPMPNSYTLAAMLSVSSDLASLNHGKQIHATALKLGESSSVSVSNALINMYAKAGNINCARKAFCLIRHKREPVSWSSMIMALAQHGLGEEALQLFEDMLSSCVQPDHITYVGVLSACTHVGLVEKGRAYYQMMKDVHGIQPTSSHCACMIDLFGRAGLLQEAQDFIATMMIEPDVIAWGSLLAACKVHKNVELAEIAAGRLLSIEPDNSGAYSALANVYLACGKWKEAAGIRKSMKDRQVKKEQGISWVQIKSEVHVFGAADGVHPQRDAIYRSMAEIWEEIKKMGFVPDIGSVLHDLDDELKEQILKHHSEKLAISFALMNTPENTTIRIMKNLRVCNDCHSAIKYISKLVDRKIVVRDATRFHHFQNGSCSCRDYW